The Uruburuella testudinis genome window below encodes:
- a CDS encoding exodeoxyribonuclease VII small subunit, translating to MKKSAPKSFEEALKRLETLTQAMQSSEMPLEDALAAYQEGNELVKYCQQKLAEVEQKLQVLDAGELKELNLDPSE from the coding sequence ATGAAAAAATCCGCCCCCAAATCATTTGAAGAAGCGCTCAAGCGCCTTGAAACCCTCACCCAGGCCATGCAAAGCAGCGAAATGCCGCTGGAAGACGCCTTGGCCGCTTATCAGGAAGGCAACGAGCTGGTGAAATACTGCCAACAGAAGCTGGCCGAAGTGGAGCAGAAACTGCAAGTGCTCGATGCGGGCGAACTGAAGGAGCTGAATCTTGACCCGAGCGAATGA
- the alr gene encoding alanine racemase has product MFSQKTVLALCLSSLLMGAPAVAAPVLSTDAPAAVNTRNTNAWMEIDVQAFEDNIRTLQNELAGKSQICAIMKADAYGNGIDLLMPSVIKMGVPCIGIASNEEARVIRAHGYPGKIVRVRMATDDEIRDGLQYDMEELLGNPLQAQRISAIAGAAGKTVRFHLALNSAGMNRNGIDLSARANRRAAVRMTWLPHLALVGIMTHFPVEEAADVRKGLAAFNQESAWLIQAAKLDRSKLTLHAANSFTTLAVPEARLDMVRPGGLLYGDTIPEHTEYKKTFALKSRVAAINAYPKGTTVGYDRTYTLTRDSHLANLPIGYSDGYRRVFTNKGHVLIRGHKVPVVGKTSMNTTMVDVTDYPDIAAGDEVVLFGRQDNSEITQSEIEEINGALLADLYTVWGNANPKLAKPAPLAPNE; this is encoded by the coding sequence ATGTTCAGCCAAAAAACTGTTTTAGCCCTATGCCTCAGCAGCCTGCTGATGGGCGCGCCTGCCGTTGCCGCACCGGTATTGAGCACCGATGCACCGGCGGCAGTCAACACCCGCAATACCAATGCGTGGATGGAAATCGATGTGCAGGCATTTGAAGACAATATCCGCACGCTGCAAAACGAGCTGGCCGGCAAATCACAAATCTGCGCCATTATGAAAGCCGATGCTTACGGCAACGGTATCGATTTATTGATGCCCAGTGTGATAAAAATGGGCGTGCCCTGCATCGGCATTGCCAGCAATGAAGAAGCCCGCGTCATCCGCGCCCACGGCTACCCGGGCAAGATTGTGCGGGTGCGCATGGCCACCGATGATGAAATCCGCGACGGCCTGCAATACGATATGGAAGAGCTGCTGGGCAATCCGCTGCAAGCGCAAAGAATCAGCGCCATCGCCGGTGCGGCGGGCAAAACCGTGCGCTTTCATCTGGCGCTCAATTCCGCCGGCATGAACCGCAACGGCATCGACCTCAGCGCCCGCGCCAACCGGCGTGCCGCCGTGCGCATGACCTGGCTGCCCCATTTGGCATTGGTCGGCATCATGACCCATTTTCCGGTCGAAGAGGCCGCAGATGTGCGCAAAGGGCTGGCCGCATTCAACCAAGAAAGTGCCTGGCTGATTCAAGCCGCCAAGCTCGACCGCAGCAAGCTTACCCTGCATGCGGCCAATTCGTTTACCACGCTGGCGGTGCCCGAAGCGCGGCTGGATATGGTGCGCCCGGGCGGCCTTTTATACGGCGACACCATCCCTGAGCACACCGAATACAAAAAAACGTTTGCGCTCAAAAGCAGGGTAGCCGCCATCAATGCTTATCCCAAAGGCACCACGGTGGGCTACGACCGCACCTACACGCTGACCCGTGATTCGCATTTGGCCAATCTGCCGATCGGTTATTCAGACGGCTACCGCCGCGTGTTTACCAATAAAGGCCATGTGCTGATCCGCGGCCACAAAGTGCCGGTGGTCGGCAAAACCTCGATGAACACCACCATGGTTGACGTTACCGATTACCCGGATATTGCGGCGGGCGACGAAGTAGTGTTGTTCGGCAGACAAGACAACTCGGAAATCACCCAAAGCGAAATTGAGGAGATCAACGGCGCCTTACTCGCCGACCTCTATACCGTTTGGGGCAATGCCAATCCGAAATTGGCGAAACCGGCCCCGCTTGCACCAAACGAATAG
- the gltX gene encoding glutamate--tRNA ligase, with product MTIRTRFAPSPTGYLHIGGVRTALFSWAFARKHKGAFLLRIEDTDQARSTAESVNIILDGMHWVGLHYDNADNVVYQTRQFDRYKEVIAQLLEQGHAYHCYCSKEELEAMREKAEKEGTATYDRRWRPEPGKTLPPVPEGVEPVVRFKSPLEGNTVWHDLVKGEIAIPNEALDDLIIARADGTPTYNFCVVVDDHDMGITHVIRGDDHVNNTPKQINILKALGTTPPQYAHLPMILNEQGKKISKRSGDTVAITDFDAMGILPEAMLNYLARLGWAHGDDEFFTMPQFVEWFDLKDVSPSPSRMDMKKLLWINAEHIKATPDDKLAALVLPRLHVRDIRETAKPALEDVLALVKERAQDLNQLADECMYFYKKGTPAEADTAKHWDDEAAARMLRFAEQLEGLADWNAEAIHDLFKPFCEAEGIKMGKLGMPLRLAVAGTAKTPSIDAVLALLGKEEVLSRIRA from the coding sequence ATGACTATCCGTACCCGCTTCGCCCCCAGCCCCACCGGCTATCTGCACATCGGCGGCGTGCGCACCGCGCTGTTTTCTTGGGCGTTTGCCCGCAAGCACAAAGGCGCGTTTCTGCTGCGCATCGAAGACACCGATCAGGCCCGCTCCACCGCCGAATCGGTCAACATCATTCTCGACGGCATGCATTGGGTCGGCCTGCATTACGACAATGCCGATAACGTGGTTTACCAAACCCGCCAGTTTGACCGCTATAAAGAAGTGATTGCCCAACTGCTCGAGCAAGGCCATGCTTATCATTGCTATTGCAGCAAAGAAGAGCTGGAAGCCATGCGCGAAAAAGCCGAAAAAGAAGGCACGGCCACTTACGACCGCCGCTGGCGCCCCGAGCCGGGCAAAACCCTGCCGCCGGTGCCGGAAGGGGTGGAGCCGGTGGTGCGCTTCAAATCACCGCTTGAGGGCAATACCGTTTGGCACGATTTGGTCAAAGGCGAAATCGCCATTCCCAACGAAGCGCTCGATGATTTGATTATCGCCCGCGCCGACGGCACGCCGACTTATAATTTCTGCGTGGTGGTCGACGATCACGACATGGGCATCACCCACGTTATCCGCGGCGATGACCATGTTAACAACACCCCCAAGCAAATCAACATCTTGAAAGCACTCGGCACCACGCCGCCACAATACGCGCATCTGCCGATGATTCTCAACGAACAGGGCAAAAAAATCTCCAAGCGCAGCGGCGACACCGTAGCGATTACCGATTTCGACGCCATGGGCATTCTGCCCGAAGCCATGCTCAATTATCTGGCGCGCCTGGGTTGGGCGCACGGCGACGACGAATTTTTTACCATGCCGCAATTTGTGGAATGGTTTGATCTGAAAGACGTATCGCCCTCACCCAGCCGCATGGATATGAAAAAGCTGCTGTGGATCAATGCCGAACACATCAAGGCCACGCCTGACGACAAGCTGGCCGCGCTGGTGCTGCCGCGCCTGCACGTGCGCGACATCCGTGAAACCGCCAAGCCCGCATTGGAAGATGTGTTGGCGCTGGTGAAAGAGCGTGCGCAAGACCTCAATCAATTGGCCGACGAATGCATGTATTTCTACAAAAAAGGCACGCCCGCCGAAGCCGACACCGCCAAACATTGGGACGATGAAGCCGCCGCGCGCATGCTGCGTTTTGCCGAACAGCTCGAAGGGCTGGCCGACTGGAATGCCGAAGCCATTCACGATTTGTTCAAGCCTTTTTGCGAAGCCGAAGGCATCAAAATGGGCAAACTCGGCATGCCGCTGCGCCTGGCCGTGGCCGGCACCGCCAAAACCCCCAGCATCGACGCCGTATTGGCCTTGTTGGGCAAAGAAGAAGTGCTCAGCCGCATCCGCGCTTGA